In a single window of the Streptomyces sp. CGMCC 4.7035 genome:
- a CDS encoding sigma-54-dependent Fis family transcriptional regulator, whose product MTTAEPSPVGPALVGPALAPLRLARERFLSGRPLPEGVPEEVVAAWRRARFFGVPHDLAEGSARPERPEESSLLGAARPVLERIASALDAGRSVLVLTDERLRVLWTAGNVPGPSPLHDLSEQEVGHNSAVLALRTRRRAEVHGPEHFLDRWQNLSAVSVPVLAPGSGQALGTVTVASELCPAGCPPHPGAALAEAAVTAVEAELLARARRAERVLLDAYLRAAQGQDRAVAVLDGRNRLVSATAERMLTSEGLAALERAAVALRHRDVPADAVLPEGAGCTALVTPVRHEGAVIGVVAELEPSGDPAPPAPCPPLSLAGSSVPWRYAVGRAAELARSREPLLLTGERGTGKTALARELLGEHAARVVDAAEDGRPDQAYAELTDGRPLLLRHAERLAQPGVAALNSLLDAHPDAPLVVTYTPGTPPGPCLQRLLDTLAARAVTLPALRERPEDIPELLSALAPRPAPGLPPLTWTLDALRALERYPWPGNVTEFAHTVRALAEHRRASGPVQRAELPDAVREGPAARYLSPMENAERKAILEALRRHGGNKARTAAALGIGRATLYRKLRGYRG is encoded by the coding sequence ATGACCACCGCAGAGCCCTCCCCCGTCGGCCCCGCCCTCGTCGGCCCCGCCCTCGCACCACTGCGTCTGGCGCGTGAGCGGTTCCTGTCGGGGCGTCCCCTGCCCGAGGGCGTACCGGAGGAGGTCGTCGCCGCCTGGCGGCGCGCGCGGTTCTTCGGGGTCCCGCACGACTTGGCGGAGGGGTCCGCCCGTCCCGAGCGGCCGGAGGAGTCGTCCCTGCTCGGCGCAGCCCGCCCTGTACTGGAACGGATCGCGTCCGCCCTCGACGCCGGCCGGTCGGTCCTCGTCCTCACCGACGAGCGACTGCGCGTACTGTGGACCGCCGGCAACGTCCCCGGCCCCTCGCCGTTGCACGACCTGTCGGAGCAGGAGGTGGGCCACAACAGCGCGGTCCTCGCCCTGCGCACCCGGCGCCGCGCCGAGGTGCACGGTCCGGAGCACTTCCTCGACCGGTGGCAGAACCTCTCGGCGGTCAGCGTCCCGGTGCTCGCACCGGGGTCCGGGCAGGCGCTCGGCACGGTGACCGTGGCGTCGGAGTTGTGCCCCGCCGGGTGCCCGCCGCATCCGGGCGCGGCGCTCGCCGAGGCCGCCGTCACGGCGGTGGAGGCAGAACTTCTCGCGCGGGCGCGACGGGCCGAGCGGGTACTGCTCGACGCCTATCTGCGGGCGGCACAGGGCCAGGACCGGGCCGTCGCCGTACTGGACGGCCGCAACCGACTGGTCAGCGCCACGGCGGAGCGGATGCTGACATCGGAGGGGCTGGCGGCCCTGGAGCGTGCGGCGGTCGCCCTGCGGCACAGGGACGTCCCTGCCGATGCCGTGCTGCCCGAGGGCGCGGGATGCACCGCGCTGGTCACCCCGGTACGCCATGAGGGTGCGGTCATCGGGGTCGTGGCCGAACTGGAGCCGTCGGGCGACCCCGCACCGCCCGCGCCGTGCCCGCCCCTTTCCCTGGCCGGCTCCTCGGTCCCCTGGCGGTACGCCGTCGGGCGCGCCGCCGAGCTGGCGCGCTCCCGGGAGCCGCTGCTGCTGACCGGTGAGCGCGGGACGGGCAAGACGGCGCTGGCGCGGGAGCTGCTCGGCGAGCATGCCGCACGGGTCGTCGACGCCGCGGAGGACGGTCGGCCCGATCAGGCCTACGCCGAGTTGACGGACGGACGACCCCTCCTGCTCCGCCACGCCGAGCGCCTCGCACAGCCCGGCGTGGCCGCGCTCAACTCGCTGCTGGACGCACACCCGGACGCGCCGCTGGTGGTCACCTACACGCCCGGCACACCGCCCGGCCCCTGCCTTCAGCGGCTCCTGGACACGCTGGCCGCCCGCGCGGTCACCCTGCCCGCCCTGCGCGAACGCCCTGAGGACATCCCGGAGTTGCTGTCGGCCCTGGCGCCGCGGCCCGCACCTGGGCTGCCTCCGCTGACCTGGACGCTCGACGCCCTGCGCGCGCTGGAGCGGTACCCGTGGCCCGGGAACGTCACCGAATTCGCCCATACCGTCCGCGCGTTGGCCGAGCACCGACGGGCGTCGGGACCCGTCCAGCGGGCCGAGCTGCCGGATGCCGTGCGCGAAGGGCCCGCGGCGCGGTACCTCAGTCCGATGGAGAACGCCGAGCGCAAAGCGATCCTGGAGGCGCTGCGCCGCCACGGTGGCAACAAGGCGCGTACGGCGGCCGCGCTGGGGATCGGCCGGGCGACGCTGTACCGCAAGCTGCGGGGCTATCGGGGCTGA
- a CDS encoding DUF779 domain-containing protein yields MDMIPRVELTPVAAELVRRLREVHGPLMFHQSGGCCDGSAPMCYPAGEFRTGDSDVLLAELAVEGVDEPVGFWMSRSQYQVWSHTRLIVDVVPGRGSGFSLEAPEGVRFLIRSRVVGS; encoded by the coding sequence ATGGACATGATTCCGCGCGTGGAGCTGACCCCCGTGGCCGCCGAACTGGTGCGGCGGCTGCGCGAGGTCCACGGACCGCTGATGTTCCACCAGTCCGGCGGCTGCTGCGACGGCAGCGCCCCGATGTGCTACCCGGCGGGCGAGTTCCGCACCGGCGACTCCGACGTGCTGCTCGCGGAACTCGCCGTCGAGGGGGTCGACGAACCGGTGGGCTTCTGGATGTCGAGGAGTCAGTATCAGGTGTGGAGCCACACCCGGCTGATCGTCGACGTGGTGCCCGGCCGTGGCAGCGGCTTCTCGCTGGAAGCACCCGAAGGAGTGCGTTTTCTCATCCGTTCCCGCGTCGTCGGATCCTGA
- a CDS encoding alpha/beta fold hydrolase produces the protein MQLSIREWGGGDRTALLVHGIMSDSRTWRRVGPALADLGYRVVAVDLRGHGGSPRGPYSPELFADDLVDTLPEGADVAIGHSLGGLALSLAVGRLRPRRAVYSDPAWSSARPGQDVDPAVFAAARHRTRAEVVGISPHWDPADIDVELATLKAWDPETSRFLGGRPLRDFLPAEPVVPSLVQLADPSFLTGPQDAALLRTRGFEVRTVTGAGHTIFRDDFDGFMASLGGWI, from the coding sequence GTGCAGCTCAGCATCCGCGAGTGGGGCGGCGGCGACAGGACCGCCCTGCTCGTGCACGGCATCATGTCCGACTCCCGCACCTGGCGCCGGGTGGGTCCGGCGCTCGCGGACCTCGGCTACCGGGTCGTCGCGGTCGATCTGCGCGGCCACGGTGGGTCGCCGCGCGGCCCGTACAGCCCCGAACTGTTCGCCGACGACCTCGTCGACACCCTCCCGGAGGGCGCCGACGTGGCGATCGGGCACTCGCTGGGCGGGCTCGCGCTGTCCCTGGCCGTCGGGCGGCTGCGGCCCCGGCGCGCCGTCTACTCGGACCCGGCCTGGTCCTCGGCCCGGCCCGGCCAGGACGTGGACCCGGCGGTCTTCGCGGCCGCCAGACACCGCACACGTGCGGAGGTCGTGGGGATCAGCCCCCACTGGGACCCGGCCGACATCGACGTCGAACTGGCCACCCTGAAGGCGTGGGACCCCGAGACCTCCCGCTTCCTCGGCGGCCGCCCGCTGCGGGACTTCCTGCCCGCCGAGCCGGTCGTACCGTCGCTGGTCCAGCTCGCCGACCCCAGCTTCCTCACCGGCCCGCAGGACGCGGCGCTGCTGCGTACCCGCGGCTTCGAGGTCCGTACGGTCACCGGCGCGGGTCACACGATCTTCCGCGACGACTTCGACGGGTTCATGGCGTCGCTCGGCGGCTGGATCTGA
- a CDS encoding maleylacetate reductase, translating into MTFSTDFSYETRPVRVVFRPGASVTATPDEAERLGLRRLLVVCGSQGESVARTVADALGDSCAGVHAEARMHVPVEVAHRAVEVARAAGADGCVAVGGGSAIGLGKAIALRTGLPLIAVPSTYSGSEMTPVWGLTDHGVKRTGRDPVVQPRSVVYDPELTLSLPVPLTVTSGVNALAHAVEALYAPDTSPLVSLMAEDGVRAMAEALPLLVADPDDLEARSRALYGAWLCGTCLGATTMGLHHKLCHVLGGTFGLPHAETHTVVLPYALAYNAPAAPGAVTAVRRALGAEDAPRALWELAGGLGAPRSLRELGLKKSDLPTAAAQVTGEPYANPRPVAAHGVLGVLTAAYEGREPESAEAPQ; encoded by the coding sequence ATGACGTTCTCCACCGACTTCTCCTACGAGACGCGGCCGGTGCGGGTCGTCTTCCGGCCCGGCGCGTCCGTGACCGCGACCCCGGACGAGGCCGAACGCCTCGGTCTGCGACGGCTGCTCGTCGTCTGCGGCAGCCAGGGCGAGTCCGTCGCGCGGACGGTCGCCGACGCGCTCGGCGACTCCTGCGCGGGAGTGCACGCCGAGGCCCGTATGCACGTACCCGTCGAGGTCGCCCATCGGGCCGTCGAGGTGGCGCGGGCGGCCGGGGCCGACGGCTGCGTCGCGGTCGGCGGCGGCTCCGCGATCGGCCTCGGCAAAGCGATCGCGCTGCGCACCGGGCTCCCGCTGATCGCCGTGCCGTCCACCTACTCGGGTTCGGAGATGACCCCGGTCTGGGGCCTGACCGACCACGGGGTCAAGCGCACCGGCCGCGACCCGGTCGTCCAGCCGCGCAGTGTCGTCTACGACCCCGAACTGACCCTCTCCCTCCCGGTACCGCTCACCGTGACCAGCGGCGTCAACGCGCTCGCGCACGCCGTCGAGGCGCTGTACGCGCCGGACACCTCGCCGCTGGTCTCGCTCATGGCGGAAGACGGTGTCAGGGCGATGGCCGAGGCGCTGCCGCTGCTCGTCGCCGACCCGGACGACCTGGAGGCACGCAGCCGTGCCCTGTACGGGGCCTGGCTGTGCGGCACCTGCCTCGGCGCGACCACCATGGGGCTGCACCACAAGCTGTGCCATGTGCTGGGCGGCACGTTCGGGCTGCCGCACGCCGAGACGCACACGGTGGTACTCCCGTACGCCCTCGCGTACAACGCGCCCGCCGCACCGGGGGCGGTGACCGCGGTGCGGCGGGCGCTCGGGGCCGAGGACGCCCCGCGCGCCCTGTGGGAGCTGGCGGGAGGCCTCGGTGCGCCGCGTTCGCTCCGCGAACTCGGCCTGAAGAAAAGCGACTTGCCGACGGCGGCCGCTCAGGTGACGGGCGAGCCGTACGCCAATCCCCGTCCCGTCGCGGCACACGGCGTACTGGGCGTTCTGACGGCCGCGTACGAGGGGCGGGAGCCCGAGTCCGCCGAGGCGCCGCAGTAG